The DNA window ACAAGAAATGTGCTTCAGAGCGAATTACTGGATATATGGGAGAAAAAACAGATAACTATTGCATTTGTAACACACAGTGTAGATGAAGCAGTATTTCTTGCAGATAAAATCGTTATGTTAACTTCAAGACCCGGAAAAATCAAAGATATAATTGATGTGAACTTGCCGAGACCACGTAACCGTACAAGCCCCGATACTAACCAGTTCAGAGACAGGGTTTTAAAAATACTGGCAGAAGAAAGAGTTAAAGAATAATATTTTATTCTGGACGTACAATTACCCTTGTACCGCGTTCTATTTCTTTGACATCCACGTTGCCTATCAGTTCCAGAGTTTTTTCAGCTTTCACAAACCCTAATCTACATCCTGGTCTTACACTCATTTCCCCACTGCATATCACAGATTTTACCACAGCACCATCAAGAATTTTTACGGTATTTTTTATTTCCAGATTGCCGTCTATTTTTGAATATGGACCTATAAGTACATCCTCTGCTCTAACGTTACCTCTTATCACAGAACCTTTTCCAAGTTTTAGAGAGCCGTTAACATCTAAATCTTTCCAAAAATTTACCCCTATACCTGTTATCAGGTTACCGTTAATATTCACATCATCTTCAAAAAACGCCTGTTTCCTGATAATATAGGTATTGGATTCGGGATGATACTTTAAAAAATTAAGATTCATAAAAATCACATGTTCCCTGAATATAGATATTACCATGACCCGAAAATCCATAATACAACCGGTTGATGGGTAGTGGATACAGGATTATTTGCCACCTTCCCGGTTTTCTTTGATTATTTTTGCTATCTGTTTTAAAAGATATGATTTTGGAGCTGTTTTATCAACCATCACTCTTCCGCTTACTTCCCACCATGACCTGGGATAAGCTTTATCTTCTTCTACTTCAGGGTTCAACCCCAATTTGGATGCAGCTTTTTCGATTTCTTTAAGTTCTGGTTCTCTAACGGACTTTTTCTTTGATATGATTCGACCATCGCTTCTCGTTCTTGTCCGGTCCAGATATACCGGCCAGATTACCAATTTTCCTCTATCGCGCATTAACATATTAGACAAATGTAACTTCATTAAATTTAAAGTTGGTTGATGTTTTTAACCCAGTGATGCCATAAGTACCAAAATATATATAATTATTTAAACGTTAGTAAATTTACATGATTGACCCGGAAACAAACATTACAGTAGAACCAGACCTTGAAGAATTTATACTTAACAATGATAAGGATTTCCGATTGTCCACAACCTGTGGTGGACCTATCCTGATACCTACTTCACTGAAACCCCCTAAACCATCGGATATAAAAATCGATATAGGTGAAAATACTCTATATATATCAAGGGTTCAGGCACGGTATGTGAGCCATCTAAACAAATCTATGATACTCAATTCTCCAATATGCGAACTTGACTGATTAAACTTTCAAATTATTTATTATTTTTTTGCCGGCAACTACATCATCAATTGAAAATACTTCCAGATTATAAATACCTCTATATCCTTTAATATCTTCAAGTATCGAAAAATCTATCATGCATTTTCCAGGCGCCTGATGTAGATCACCGTCATAATCCTCTGTCCATACTCCATAATTATCATGAAGATGCATATGAACTACATAATCTGATATTCTGTTTGCAAAATACCGCAGTTTTTGATTATCTCCACCACATGTAAGATTTGCATGACCGATATCAAATGTCACACCAAGATTATCTGAATTTACTTCTTCTACTGCCTGTAAAAGTTCATCAGCATCGCAGCATAAATTGTTTGTATCAGTACCTTCTTTGTTTTCAAGACCCAACATTACTCCATAATCTGATGCTGTTGATGCAAGTGATTTGAGATTATCCAACATTTTTGCAAACGATTTATATCTGTCCTGATGGATCTTACCCGGATGAATTACTACTACTCTTGTATCCAGTTTATTGGCAAGATTAATCGATTCTTCCATTAATCCAAACTGCTTATCATCCATGATTGTAGTATCAACAAGCAAATCGTCAGGATAGGTATCCACATCTGCAAAATATGGAGCATGCATGGATGTTAAGGCGCTGGATGTGGACAATTCATCATATACTTTTTTGAATTCATCATCCTGTAATTTCGAACCGTTATAAAGCCCCATTTTTGGTATATAGAGTTCTATAGAATCCACTTCATGCTTTAACTGGTATATACTTCCTGCCAGTGATGATGCTCCGATTATCATACCTAAAAAACTGGTAACTGGTTAAATAATGGTTTTGGTTAATAGGAAATCAAAATAACAAAAAATTTGTTATATAAAATTGAAGAAATATAAAGTTTAAATATTTAAAAACAATATTATCGGGTGTTGATTTTAAATCAAAAACCAAAAGCTTTATGAATGATTTGAGATTATCCAATCAAGTTAACAAAGTCTATTCCCTATCGATTATAATACAGCATACCCACACCAGGAGATGCTTATTACAGTTTTTTATACTGATTTATAATCATAAAAAGAAAGGAGGAAAATGAATGGACCCACTCTTAGGTATGGGTGTACTGGCACTTATGGGAGCTGCAGCAACCATTGCTGGCGCTACAGAGGATCTTGAATCTGATGTTGGATCGCAAAGTAATCCCAACTCTCAAGTGCAACTTGCACCCCAAATGATGCATCCACATAGAATATACAACAAAGCTATTTCTGGAGAACCACCATCAAACGCTCTAATGTGTGCGATTGGAGGTACCATAGCTTCAGTTATGATGAGTGCATATGGATTGTCTGTGGTTTTTGCAATTACATTTGGTGCAGCAATTGCCGCAGTTGTACACGGAACATATGCAGCATCATCATTTATGGGTAGAGTTTCCAGTCAGAAACGTTTTAAACAGCCTTTGTACCTTGATATTGTTAGGTCGCATACACCTGTTATCATAGGATATGCATTTTTAACCACATTCTTTATACTGGTTATATCCTATCTAATGTCATCGGTACTCAATCATCCATTCCCATTGCCGCTTCTTGCGTTTATATGGGGCATTACTGTTGGTGCTATTGGTTCATCCACTGGTGATGTACACTACGGTGCTGAACGAGAATACCAGAACGTTGAATTCGGGTCTGGTATAAACGCTGCCAATTCTGGAGATATCGTTAGATATGGAGAATCAGGCCTCAGGAACGGTATCGACAACGCTTGGTTCTGTTCAAAATTTGGAGGACCAGTCACAGGAATTGCATTTGGTATGACCGTTTTCCTCAGTGGATGGGTAACAACCGTATTCAATCCCGGAGAAAGTATTACAATGGGCTGGCTTTCAGTAATTGCCGGCTTGTTAATAGTTGCTATTTTGATAATCGGAAATCGAGTCATTGAAACCTGGGCACGCAGTACCTATGGTCCCTACCAAGAAGATGAAAGTGAAGAGGTGACTGCATGATAGATATCGTTGGAATTCTTTCAGCCAACCTATTATATGTGCTTCTTATTACTATCGGGGGCACACTTGTTTCGTTTAGTGTTCATTTTGTTCCTGTCGGTGGTGCACCTGCAGCAATGGCACAGGCACCAGGTATTGGAACTGGTACTGTGCAATTGGCTGCCGGTGCGGGTTTAACTGGATTAATTACCGCCGGTACAGTTTTGGGACTGACAAACAGTATTGCAATCGTCCTTGCATCTGGTGCAGTCGGTGCAATGTTAATGATTGGAAGTACCATGATCATTGGACAGATGGTATACGTTTTTGGAGTTGGTGTACCCCCAGCCGGTGGTAAATCCAAATATGACCCTATTACAAAAGACAAGCAAGACATCTATTCCTCTCAAGGTACTGAAGGACACGGTCTTCCGACTGCATCCTATATCAGTGGAATAATCGGCGGTGGTCTTGGTGGTCTTGGTGGATCACTGGTTTACTATTCACTGGTTAACGTCACCAATAATATAGGTATGACAGACCTTGCCGGTTTAGCAGGTATTTTTGCTGTTGGTATTTTCTTCATAAATGCAGTTATACCATCATACAACATCGGAGGGACCACAGAAGGTTTCCACGACCCCAAATTCAAAAGATGGTACAGAGCAGTAATTTCATCCATAATTGCAACATTTATGTGTGCAATTATAGGCGTACTCGCTATAGGAGGTCTGTAAAATGTCTGCAGGAGGATCTGGCGGACCAGCAACAGGTGGAATTGACCACAACAAAATAATAATATTCGGTATAATAGGCGCTCTCGTAGGAATTTATGCAGCTTATTTCCTCGTAGATACAATCGGGCCAGCGTTTTCGTTTATCGCTGGACTGGGCGCGATATGCTCCATTGTATGGGGTGCATCTGCTGTAAGAAGAGTCAGTAATTATGGACTTGGTACAGGTGTTCCGTCAATAGGAATGTTGGCAATTGGTACTGGTATGGTTGCATCCCTTTTTGGAATGGCGGTAGGAAGTATAGCAGGACCTGTGATATCATTTGCTACTGCATGTGTCATCGGTCTGGTGATTGGTATTCTTGCCAACCGTATCATTGGCATGGGCATTCCTATCATGGAACAATCCATGACTGAAATTGCAGGCGCTGGAAGCCTTACCATTGTTGCTCTCAGTACTACTATGTCAGGCACATTCATGATTGAAACTGTACTACCCAATGTCATTGGTACTGGGTATATCGCCATGATATTCATAATCGGTGCTCTTTCTATACTGCATCCGTTTAATGCCAATCTTGGACCCGATGAACACCAAGACCGTACATTGTCGACTGCTTTTGAAAAAGGTGCTATAGCTGTAATTATTGCAGGAATTGTAGCAACAACTACAGCTGGAGCCGCATCAATACCAACAATTCTGGTTGGTGCATTCATCTGGTACACTGCATTCTCGAAATTCTATGAGTACATCAAAAGAGATGCACACAAAGTAGTTGGAACCGGACTACTACCAACCGAGGAGGAGTTAGAATGACCACCGTACATGTAGCACCTGAAGTGAATCTGGTAATGGACCCGATGAGCGGTTTGGTAGCAACAGAAAGAGAAGACATAATATCATACTCCATGGATCCAATACTGGAACAACT is part of the Methanohalobium evestigatum Z-7303 genome and encodes:
- a CDS encoding signal recognition particle protein Srp19, which produces MLMRDRGKLVIWPVYLDRTRTRSDGRIISKKKSVREPELKEIEKAASKLGLNPEVEEDKAYPRSWWEVSGRVMVDKTAPKSYLLKQIAKIIKENREGGK
- the mtrD gene encoding tetrahydromethanopterin S-methyltransferase subunit D; its protein translation is MVGILSANLLYVLLITIGGTLVSFSVHFVPVGGAPAAMAQAPGIGTGTVQLAAGAGLTGLITAGTVLGLTNSIAIVLASGAVGAMLMIGSTMIIGQMVYVFGVGVPPAGGKSKYDPITKDKQDIYSSQGTEGHGLPTASYISGIIGGGLGGLGGSLVYYSLVNVTNNIGMTDLAGLAGIFAVGIFFINAVIPSYNIGGTTEGFHDPKFKRWYRAVISSIIATFMCAIIGVLAIGGL
- the mtrE gene encoding tetrahydromethanopterin S-methyltransferase subunit E; this translates as MDPLLGMGVLALMGAAATIAGATEDLESDVGSQSNPNSQVQLAPQMMHPHRIYNKAISGEPPSNALMCAIGGTIASVMMSAYGLSVVFAITFGAAIAAVVHGTYAASSFMGRVSSQKRFKQPLYLDIVRSHTPVIIGYAFLTTFFILVISYLMSSVLNHPFPLPLLAFIWGITVGAIGSSTGDVHYGAEREYQNVEFGSGINAANSGDIVRYGESGLRNGIDNAWFCSKFGGPVTGIAFGMTVFLSGWVTTVFNPGESITMGWLSVIAGLLIVAILIIGNRVIETWARSTYGPYQEDESEEVTA
- the mtrC gene encoding tetrahydromethanopterin S-methyltransferase subunit MtrC, which translates into the protein MSAGGSGGPATGGIDHNKIIIFGIIGALVGIYAAYFLVDTIGPAFSFIAGLGAICSIVWGASAVRRVSNYGLGTGVPSIGMLAIGTGMVASLFGMAVGSIAGPVISFATACVIGLVIGILANRIIGMGIPIMEQSMTEIAGAGSLTIVALSTTMSGTFMIETVLPNVIGTGYIAMIFIIGALSILHPFNANLGPDEHQDRTLSTAFEKGAIAVIIAGIVATTTAGAASIPTILVGAFIWYTAFSKFYEYIKRDAHKVVGTGLLPTEEELE
- a CDS encoding sugar phosphate isomerase/epimerase family protein; the encoded protein is MIIGASSLAGSIYQLKHEVDSIELYIPKMGLYNGSKLQDDEFKKVYDELSTSSALTSMHAPYFADVDTYPDDLLVDTTIMDDKQFGLMEESINLANKLDTRVVVIHPGKIHQDRYKSFAKMLDNLKSLASTASDYGVMLGLENKEGTDTNNLCCDADELLQAVEEVNSDNLGVTFDIGHANLTCGGDNQKLRYFANRISDYVVHMHLHDNYGVWTEDYDGDLHQAPGKCMIDFSILEDIKGYRGIYNLEVFSIDDVVAGKKIINNLKV
- a CDS encoding bactofilin family protein codes for the protein MDFRVMVISIFREHVIFMNLNFLKYHPESNTYIIRKQAFFEDDVNINGNLITGIGVNFWKDLDVNGSLKLGKGSVIRGNVRAEDVLIGPYSKIDGNLEIKNTVKILDGAVVKSVICSGEMSVRPGCRLGFVKAEKTLELIGNVDVKEIERGTRVIVRPE